The proteins below come from a single Podarcis muralis chromosome 8, rPodMur119.hap1.1, whole genome shotgun sequence genomic window:
- the GALR1 gene encoding galanin receptor type 1 gives MDPQPPAPTSLYHMNHTWGLSWLDSNASRSAPERPLEEGRASFLFEIGIENFITLIVFGLIFTLGVVGNSLVITVLARSKPGKPRSTTNIFVLNLSIADLAYLLFCIPFQSTVYMSPSWVLGTFICKFIHYFFTVSMLVSIFTLSAMSVDRYVAIVHSRRSSSLRVSRNALLGVGVIWLLSIAMASPVAHHQRIVHHEIINQTFCWEVWPNLHHKKVYVICTFVFGYLLPLLLISFCYAKVLNHLHKKLRNISKKSEASKKKTAQTVLVVVVVFGISWLPHHVVHLWAEFGDFPLTQASFIFRVAAHCLAYSNSSVNPIVYAFLSENFRKAYKQVFKCQIGSKSPLNEGKENHIDTPPSTNSTHV, from the exons ATGGACCCCCAGCCGCCCGCCCCCACCTCCCTCTACCACATGAACCACACCTGGGGCTTGTCCTGGCTGGACTCGAATGCCTCCAGGTCGGCTCCCGAGCGCCCCCTGGAAGAGGGGAGGGCCAGTTTCCTCTTCGAAATTGGCATCGAGAACTTCATCACCTTGATAGTCTTTGGCCTCATCTTCACCCTGGGCGTGGTGGGCAACTCCTTGGTCATCACCGTGCTGGCCCGGAGCAAGCCAGGCAAGCCCCGCAGCACCACCAACATCTTTGTCCTCAACCTAAGCATTGCCGACTTGGCCTATTTGCTCTTCTGCATCCCTTTCCAGTCCACAGTGTACATGTCGCCCAGCTGGGTGCTGGGCACCTTCATCTGCAAGTTCATCCACTACTTCTTCACCGTCTCCATGCTGGTCAGCATTTTCACGCTCTCGGCAATGTCTGTGGACCGCTATGTGGCCATTGTGCATTCCCGGCGCTCCTCGTCCCTGCGAGTGTCCCGCAATGCGCTGCTTGGCGTTGGGGTCATTTGGCTGCTCTCGATTGCCATGGCCTCGCCTGTGGCTCACCACCAGCGTATCGTTCACCATGAAATCATCAACCAGACTTTCTGCTGGGAAGTATGGCCCAATCTTCATCACAAGAAAGTCTACGTGATCTGCACTTTTGTCTTTGGGTACCTGCTACCACTGCTGCTCATCTCCTTTTGCTATGCGAAG GTTCTCAATCACCTGCATAAAAAACTGCGGAATATATCAAAGAAGTCAGAAGCATCCAAAAAGAAG ACAGCACAAACAGTCCTGGTGGTCGTAGTGGTTTTTGGGATATCCTGGCTGCCCCATCATGTTGTACATCTCTGGGCTGAATTTGGAGATTTCCCACTGACTCAAGCCTCGTTTATCTTCAGAGTGGCAGCGCATTGCCTGGCTTATAGCAATTCTTCTGTGAATCCTATTGTATATGCATTCCTCTCTGAGAATTTTAGGAAGGCCTATAAGCAAGTGTTCAAATGCCAGATTGGTAGCAAATCACCTCTGAACGAAGGTAAAGAAAATCATATTGACACACCACCATCTACTAATTCAACACATGTGTGA